One segment of Chelmon rostratus isolate fCheRos1 chromosome 17, fCheRos1.pri, whole genome shotgun sequence DNA contains the following:
- the LOC121621398 gene encoding transmembrane protein 100, translating into MGCTTGHLACQTQPQTTSGEEGQSLEAGGAKVPEVLSSLERLSQATGGMEKSWYRCIFPFGIISLVIGVAGTGVTYTYNDLPQTKVVSVVLLVMGLLLLLMATACWTVHKKKRRKKKEGGSFTSEQCPL; encoded by the coding sequence ATGGGCTGTACAACAGGCCACCTGGCTTGCCAAACCCAGCCCCAGACCACCTCGGGGGAGGAGGGTCAGTCCCTGGAGGCTGGTGGTGCCAAGGTGCCTGAGGTGCTCTCCTCTCTGGAGCGTCTGTCGCAGGCCACCGGAGGCATGGAGAAGTCCTGGTACCGCTGCATCTTCCCCTTTGGAATCATCTCTTTGGTGATCGGTGTAGCAGGAACAGGTGTGACCTACACCTATAACGACCTGCCACAGACTAAAGTGGTGTCAGTGGTGCTACTTGTCATGGGTCTTTTGCTGTTGCTGATGGCCACTGCCTGTTGGACTGTccacaagaagaagagaaggaaaaagaaagagggaggttCGTTCACCTCTGAGCAGTGTCCCCTGTGA
- the LOC121621234 gene encoding uncharacterized protein LOC121621234 isoform X2: protein MSLLSTVEQAIKSYKAEQAKINGSIQYYREILQTLTPQPKIDFEESDSTDAAATDTDTSPAEKEDIDLLERALEKALQVRTGAAPSRKDSNKQSAPQKEPGTTVVTSKQGAKASAASKGIQTTTRSMSKSAILDRKEHKGPGASVSSALASKSSASYNPGQCKTTISGNIIRNCPGILHHQTARKSQQAVSASGSLDAEESGAHGLPQQKGVASDQAAEWKSLRRKQNRLWDKVAALERKPVPGRSHFMERMRATFPNDWPSGSPDQTRALVDRLTHQGHDLIQQCRTKELLAKQAPEAAAELGGETLERLQMTAAELQKFAGQVKQEWEVWDRWRPEGGCLCPTGANGVWGDGMIAPLPPTITYTTEAELRELEKLRMRVALLEQENYLEQALFEALSPQLSSIVAGPGRPNVSVLRDVYSLLGEGGQRFPAIVLDSEPD from the exons ATGTCCCTGCTGTCCACGGTTGAGCAAGCTATCAAGTCATACAAAGCGGAACAAGCCAAGATTAATGGCAGTATTCAATACTACAGAGAAATATTACAGACCTT AACACCACAACCAAAGATTGACTTTGAGGAGTCGGACtctactgatgctgctgctACAG ACACAGATACCTCACCAGCGGAGAAAGAAGATATAGACTTGCTTGAGCGAGCCCTGGAAAAAGCCCTCCAGGTCCGCACCGGTGCAGCGCCTTCTAGAAAAGACTCAAACAAACAATCTGCACCTCAGAAGGAACCAGGAACTACAGTTGTCACATCCAAACAGGGAGCGAAGGCATCTGCAGCTTCTAAAGGAATTCAGACCACCACCAGATCAATGTCTAAATCGGCCATTCTTGACAGAAAAGAGCATAAAGGGCCTGGTGCCTCAGTATCCTCCGCACTGGCCTCAAAATCTTCAGCTAGCTACAATCCTGGACAGTGTAAAACCACAATTAGCGGAAACATAATCCGAAACTGTCCTGGGATTTTGCATCACCAGACAGCGAGGAAATCACAGCAGGCTGTCTCAGCGTCTGGCTCTCTTGATGCAG AGGAGTCTGGAGCTCACGGTTTACCGCAGCAGAAAGG GGTGGCTTCTGATCAAGCAGCAGAATGGAAATCGCTgaggagaaagcaaaacag GTTGTGGGACAAAGTTGCTGCTCTGGAGAGGAAACCTGTGCCTGGGAGGAGTCACTTCATGGAGAGAATGAGAGCCACG TTCCCCAATGATTGGCCGAGTGGCAGCCCAGACCAGACCAGGGCTCTGGTCGACAGACTGACTCACCAAGGGCACGACCTCATCCAGCAGTGCCGTACAAAAGAGCTTCTGGCCAAACAGGCCCCAGAAGCAGCCGCAGAGCTGG GAGGTGAGACGCTTGAAAGGTTgcaaatgacagcagcagagctccagAAGTTTGCAGGCCAAGTGAAACAAG AGTGGGAAGTATGGGATCGATGGAGGCCAGAGGGAGGTTGTCTTTGCCCCACTGGGGCAAATGGTGTGTGGGGAGATGGGATGATTGCACCCCTGCCCCCGACTATAACCTACACCACAGAGGCAGAGCTCCGAGAGCTGGAGAAGCTAAGGATGAGGGTGGCACTGCTGGAGCAGGAGAATTACCTTGAGCAG GCTCTGTTCGAAGCTCTGTCCCCTCAGCTTTCCTCTATAGTAGCTGGGCCTGGACGTCCCAACGTCAGTGTGCTGAGAGATGTGTACTCTCTACTGGGTGAAGGGGGCCAGCGTTTCCCTGCCATAGTCCTGGACTCTGAGCCAGACTGA
- the LOC121621234 gene encoding uncharacterized protein LOC121621234 isoform X1: MSLLSTVEQAIKSYKAEQAKINGSIQYYREILQTLTPQPKIDFEESDSTDAAATDTDTSPAEKEDIDLLERALEKALQVRTGAAPSRKDSNKQSAPQKEPGTTVVTSKQGAKASAASKGIQTTTRSMSKSAILDRKEHKGPGASVSSALASKSSASYNPGQCKTTISGNIIRNCPGILHHQTARKSQQAVSASGSLDAGQLHTAAFHSKNKTIRSSVLSGNDLGKAAAISMPSSNNTVPASHTEESGAHGLPQQKGVASDQAAEWKSLRRKQNRLWDKVAALERKPVPGRSHFMERMRATFPNDWPSGSPDQTRALVDRLTHQGHDLIQQCRTKELLAKQAPEAAAELGGETLERLQMTAAELQKFAGQVKQEWEVWDRWRPEGGCLCPTGANGVWGDGMIAPLPPTITYTTEAELRELEKLRMRVALLEQENYLEQALFEALSPQLSSIVAGPGRPNVSVLRDVYSLLGEGGQRFPAIVLDSEPD; encoded by the exons ATGTCCCTGCTGTCCACGGTTGAGCAAGCTATCAAGTCATACAAAGCGGAACAAGCCAAGATTAATGGCAGTATTCAATACTACAGAGAAATATTACAGACCTT AACACCACAACCAAAGATTGACTTTGAGGAGTCGGACtctactgatgctgctgctACAG ACACAGATACCTCACCAGCGGAGAAAGAAGATATAGACTTGCTTGAGCGAGCCCTGGAAAAAGCCCTCCAGGTCCGCACCGGTGCAGCGCCTTCTAGAAAAGACTCAAACAAACAATCTGCACCTCAGAAGGAACCAGGAACTACAGTTGTCACATCCAAACAGGGAGCGAAGGCATCTGCAGCTTCTAAAGGAATTCAGACCACCACCAGATCAATGTCTAAATCGGCCATTCTTGACAGAAAAGAGCATAAAGGGCCTGGTGCCTCAGTATCCTCCGCACTGGCCTCAAAATCTTCAGCTAGCTACAATCCTGGACAGTGTAAAACCACAATTAGCGGAAACATAATCCGAAACTGTCCTGGGATTTTGCATCACCAGACAGCGAGGAAATCACAGCAGGCTGTCTCAGCGTCTGGCTCTCTTGATGCAGGTCAGTTACACACTGCAGCCTTCCACTCGAAAAACAAGACCATTAGAAGCAGCGTGTTGAGTGGCAATGACCTTGGCAAAGCTGCAGCGATCTCCATGCCTTCTTCAAATAACACAGTGCCTGCTTCACATACAGAGGAGTCTGGAGCTCACGGTTTACCGCAGCAGAAAGG GGTGGCTTCTGATCAAGCAGCAGAATGGAAATCGCTgaggagaaagcaaaacag GTTGTGGGACAAAGTTGCTGCTCTGGAGAGGAAACCTGTGCCTGGGAGGAGTCACTTCATGGAGAGAATGAGAGCCACG TTCCCCAATGATTGGCCGAGTGGCAGCCCAGACCAGACCAGGGCTCTGGTCGACAGACTGACTCACCAAGGGCACGACCTCATCCAGCAGTGCCGTACAAAAGAGCTTCTGGCCAAACAGGCCCCAGAAGCAGCCGCAGAGCTGG GAGGTGAGACGCTTGAAAGGTTgcaaatgacagcagcagagctccagAAGTTTGCAGGCCAAGTGAAACAAG AGTGGGAAGTATGGGATCGATGGAGGCCAGAGGGAGGTTGTCTTTGCCCCACTGGGGCAAATGGTGTGTGGGGAGATGGGATGATTGCACCCCTGCCCCCGACTATAACCTACACCACAGAGGCAGAGCTCCGAGAGCTGGAGAAGCTAAGGATGAGGGTGGCACTGCTGGAGCAGGAGAATTACCTTGAGCAG GCTCTGTTCGAAGCTCTGTCCCCTCAGCTTTCCTCTATAGTAGCTGGGCCTGGACGTCCCAACGTCAGTGTGCTGAGAGATGTGTACTCTCTACTGGGTGAAGGGGGCCAGCGTTTCCCTGCCATAGTCCTGGACTCTGAGCCAGACTGA